The proteins below are encoded in one region of Juglans microcarpa x Juglans regia isolate MS1-56 chromosome 4D, Jm3101_v1.0, whole genome shotgun sequence:
- the LOC121260148 gene encoding probable serine/threonine-protein kinase PBL22, translating into MALYARRTQGNQLLASEDLLETCFHPIVLLNISCGIEDIFYGSSQCSKLSLATVKEEESYRIASGKCSRNNFVSAVTFQEACANCTSAILDLKETLLNRSEVGDKKNNTERSICAVAAVVSVAAGQSDESGGLAMIDSFNRCLPAALDHDDDFIKIRYYVVKALLAILIAIGMLVFIIVVIKNVTKKKPLKPAKSQVITAWSGLYRFSKAEIEYAMDLDDHHGKVFLGRGSAGNVYKGILPSGQAVAIKHINKSNDYDSFKKEVEGLSRIRHQNLVSLVGFCVEDGEQYLVYEFCPAGNLAQHLLRKDTVLTWETRVRILRDCALALRYLHRYIDGCIVHRDIKLTNILLTEKMEPKLSDFGLAKMLGIEETKVFTDVRGTIGYMDPEYMSNAKLTCASDIYSFGIVALQLLSGQKAVELDLDARDQLTRKAKDVNMGKRPVSDFEDQTLKGNFNKADFQSILQVAVLCVSNTSIGRPNIGVVFDELDKIWKNTFSYKAKQGMSASAMSVSGSLEMISV; encoded by the exons ATGGCCCTTTACGCTCGTAGAACACAGGGCAACCAGCTCCTTGCTTCCGAAGATTTGTTGGAAACCTGCTTTCACCCCATAGTGCTGTTAAACATTTCTTGCGGCATTGAAGACATTTTCTATGGAAGCAGCCAGTGCTCCAAATTATCTCTGGCCACCGTTAAGGAAGAGGAGTCGTACCGGATTGCATCgggaaagtgctctagaaataATTTTGTGTCGGCTGTTACATTTCAAGAGGCTTGTGCAAATTGCACGAGTGCAATATTAGACCTGAAGGAAACTTTATTAAATCGTTCTGAAGTAGGGGACAAGAAAAACAACACAGAAAGAAGTATATGTGCCGTAGCTGCTGTTGTTTCTGTTGCAGCCGGGCAATCGGATGAAAGTGGTGGCTTGGCGATGATAGACAGCTTTAATCGATGTTTGCCTGCTGCTTTAGATCAT GATGATGATTTCATCAAAATCCGCT ATTATGTGGTAAAAGCACTATTGGCAATCCTGATAGCGATCGGCATGCTAGTGTTCATTATTGTGGTGATAAAAAATGTGACGAAGAAGAAGCCTCTCAAACCAGCAAAATCACAAGTAATCACGGCGTGGTCTGGCCTCTATAGATTCTCCAAGGCTGAGATTGAGTACGCCATGGATTTAGATGATCATCATGGAAAAGTGTTCCTTGGGCGGGGAAGCGCTGGCAATGTTTACAAAGGCATTCTGCCCAGTGGACAAGCCGTCGCCATCAAGCACATCAATAAAAGCAACGACTACGATTCTTTTAAAAAGGAAGTCGAAGGTCTTTCCAGGATTCGGCATCAAAACCTAGTTTCCCTCGTCGGTTTCTGCGTCGAAGATGGCGAGCAATATCTTGTCTATGAATTTTGTCCAGCGGGCAATCTGGCTCAACATCTCTTGC GAAAAGATACTGTTTTGACATGGGAAACAAGAGTAAGGATTTTAAGAGATTGTGCCCTTGCACTGAGGTATCTCCATCGTTATATAGATGGCTGCATTGTTCACAGAGATATTAAG CTTACAAATATCCTTTTGACTGAGAAAATGGAACCCAAGCTATCCGATTTCGGTTTAGCCAAAATGTTGGGTATCGAAGAGACAAAGGTCTTCACCGATGTGAGAGGAACTATAGGCTATATGGATCCAGAATACATGAGCAATGCCAAGCTTACCTGTGCCAGTGACATTTATAGTTTTGGCATTGTTGCTCTCCAACTTCTTTCGGGACAGAAAGCAGTCGAATTAGATCTTGATGCCAGAGACCAGCTGACAAGAAAG GCAAAGGACGTAAATATGGGAAAACGTCCAGTCTCAGATTTTGAAGATCAAACGCTAAAAGGAAATTTCAACAAGGCGGACTTCCAATCAATCTTGCAAGTGGCGGTCCTCTGCGTTTCCAACACAAGTATCGGTCGCCCGAACATTGGCGTTGTTTTCGATGAGCTGGACAAGATCTGGAAGAACACCTTTTCTTATAAG GCAAAGCAAGGGATGAGCGCGTCAGCAATGTCGGTGTCTGGATCCTTGGAGATGATTTCCGTTTGA